ATCAGAGCACTGGAGGTGATAAAAGCCCCCTGCTGCGTCACCCCATGTTGCCTcatctcagccaaaaagttgcacatgaacataGGGGAAAGACTGCCAACCAACACATATGTTCTGCACCTGAGTGATAGGAAATActcctccataccagcaggcagcggttgtctgtattcatcattcaaaaaaggaaattggAAGACCATCTCAACACTAATTAGTCAGTTAGCACATTCAACAACACaatccagtgttgaaagaacaaaacatatttaccaacaacacaaaccatcaggaaacatttctgtcaTAGAGTTCTGcagctaaagaaaaatgttcttaTCTCACATAACACGTTTGTTTTGGTCTCAATCCCTCTTGACTTTGGCTGTTTGTGTACATTCCTCACTTCCGTTTCTCTTCTCATGGGCTAAGCCGAACGGCTggtcagagtgatttcattgaCCGTTGGGCTCCGCCGCCgccgattcaacatgctgacgATGGTCGAGTGTCAATGGTGCAGGACACACCACAGAGATAAAGGACCATGGACGCTCATCAACGGCCCAAGTTCCACCATTGGCAAggttttttcttgtgttgatagtttttaaagttttgagggttttattgtttttaaaacttattatggattgtttttaaaaaatcgtaggaaacattttaaatctttaaattctgttttgaTCATATTGCTTCAAACATCCTTTGCActataaatgacacaaaaatgcagtGAGACACAAGACAGCCAAGCACTCACGtttcaggcttttattttgaaattaaaggGGACAAATATATTAAGATAAAGAGCTAGGATATCAACATAACCCGTGGAATGTAAACAATAAATGCActtaaattatgtaaaacacaacatcaaACAACACAATATATGTTTcgctttgaaaaacaaaataaataagactttTAAGTtaacaaaagttacaaaaaaacagcttgctGCCAGGTCAAGCTCACAATAAGCAACAGCAACATGAAGCGTCTCTGGACTCTTGGGGGCAGGTGGCGTCGATTtcacaacaaaagcaaacaatgagtaaaaaaaaagcttgcctGTTTTCATTTGAACTTGCTTGATTTCACCTGCCACTCAGAGTTAGCTAGCTGGCTGGCTAGCGCGCAACAGAGGTTGACCTACAAACACATTGTCATCAAGGCAACTCTGATAGATAAAAATCAACTATAAACAAAGGTCACCTTTTCACCTGTTTGTTTACACCACAAGATAGCacacaggattttaaaaaaaggtaagaaTTTCCACATGCTACGACCACAATGCAGTAACACAGTAGTCCATAGAGTCTCACATGCACGatgatcatttttctttttcatttttctgctgaCTCACGCTGAGGCCATGAATGTGAGTGAACTCCTCTTTCACCACTTTTGTTTTTCGATGACAGCGCTCAAAAAGATTATTACAGTCAGAGGTGTTAGGCTTCGTGGAGAGGAGAGCAGACTCACTGTACGCTcacaccaacagcagcagctgatgctGCTGATCGAGGAATCTGCAGCCGGAGCAACGTCAAGAAAGACATCACCACAACTCATCGTGCTGCTTTTGATGTGAAAACTCAGCAAGTCTTGATTTCTGCCAGGCCTATTAGCCAATAAGGCAACATACATATAgaatgccaaaatgtttttcctcctcctgtccccTCCTCTCCGTGAGCTGCCTTAAAGCTACTGGATAGCGTAAAGTAAGCAGATGGACATCATGAATGCATACGTAAAGCATAATTTctcataaaaaaagcaataaataagtCTACAAAAGTGTTAAgctataataacaataatcataacACTTTATTTACCTGTGGTGGTTAAAGGCTAGGCTAGGTGTTAACGGTACTAGTAGGTTAGGGGAACGCTAACATCAACTTTGGTAACTAGAGTCAGTGGGTTGCCTACActtgtgctatttttttgtcacgAAGGCAGTTTAGCTGGATCCTTGCCAAAATGGCTGACAAATACAATCAAGTGGCCACAGCCATACAGCcaatcaatgaatcaatcaaTGACAGCGTACAGTCATTTCACCTCAAGATCTTTCATACAGTCGGAGAGCCCTAATATGACTGGAGAAGTGTGGCAGGCTGCTATGAACTGagtcaaaataagaaaaaagacctgaaaaaagcaacattgctctggtgaaaaaaaagaaaaaaaagtggttagCACACCAGTCATATATCGGGCAAACAGCATTAATCTTAAAATCCTTTTAAAATCAGGGTACAGGAAATTCTCACACAGAACTTCACTCTGAGTAGGATTAGCATATAGGCAAATGCCGAGCTAAGTACCCTTCAAATATTCTCTAAAAATGGGTATACAACAGTATACAGCAGTAACAATGGcataaaagatataaaaaattaacaacaaaaaagaagtcAGCTAAAACTGGACAAACACTGAGCAGCGCTACAACTGCTTGGATGAGAAATGCAATATGCACAAAGTTAGGTACGTTTACCCGGCTGGATTTAGGGAGGAGCTGAAGCCCTAATGTTTGATTCTCTTGTGACTCGTATACTAAAATGCTTTGTTATAATAATGGAGATTCTGCTTTATTTACACCCAATATTGTGctgctattttgtttttggaatgGACATAAACCTTTTGAAAACTGGAATggtatcacttttcttgtgctgcttttgggTGCATTTTagaagtattaaaacctttgaaccatgagcaaattgatgcaatttctttcaaaaaccaaaaagaaagaaaggagggggacaacaatgagcaacctggtaaaaaattgaaagaaataagtagatttagaattttttttaaactagggaaaaagaaaaggctgGGATATGATTTttcttattatcataattatatttaaaattgttttcaagAACTATTATAATTTGTAtgctttttccaggtcattcacttgtattttttttttttttttatcttttgtgttttgttgattttttaaaaacaatttaagtaATTCTTTAATATAGTGTTTAAGaaatttttagcactttccaggtcatttacttgttttttttttaactttagtttgttttttgttttactctttttaattttggtctTTTCTAATACTTTGTACTAATTTTAAGCGctttttcttggtcatttcctcattcattgctcattgccttcttcccatgtttttgacagaaatcatggccaatttgctgaagtttcaaaggcttaaaatgtttaataacaGAGTTTCTGCTTTATTTACACCCTACATTGTGCTGCTTTTTAGTTTTGGGATTGTCGTCACATAGAGTTCAACAGTTGGAACTTCTTTTCCCGATTAAATTCAGCCCTACAGTAAAACCCTTCCCTACTCGTCTGTAACAGATAGCCTGCTGAAGATGGGCAGGCGCCGGCCCTCGAAGCTCGGCGACTCTGTGCCGCTGGAGGAAGAGCtgagggagcaggaggaggtgtaGCCTTCCTCAGAGAGGGAGTCAGCTGAGGAGCAGCGCTGGAGGCCATTCAGCGAGACTGGCAGCTGCTGGGGGAGTTGGTAAGGGAGGTTTGGATTTTTGGAGGGTGGACACCTGGCGCAGACAGAGTCGGTCATAGCATAGAACCGCAGAGCTGAGTCACCGCTGTCTCCCGGCAGGTCGGTGATGCCAGAGAAGGGGTAGGGACAATGCTTGAGGGCCCCTGGCTCagggaagagaggggagaggagctCAGGGCTCCCTgtggaggatggaggaggggaGACAGAAGAGGCCCTggtgaagaggagggaggacgGCTGCGACTCCTCAACTGGTTGGAAAGTgtggggagaggaggagaagcctGCAAAGCTGAGGCTGTGACGCAGCAGAGGAGGCCTCATCTTCTGTTTCTGTGCAGGTGCGCCGGCATTGCCAGTGAGGAGCTCGTCTGCATTGTGGATGAAGTGGCAGCGGGCGCCATACGGGCAGAAGCCAATTGTGTGGAAAGTGCGGCACGGCTCTGTCTTGTACTTGGGGTGCCGGCTGAGGCCCCTCAGCTCATCCATGCCATGGGCGAACTGGCACTTGGCGCCGTACTTGCAGGTGCCGCTTTCCTCGTAGGTGCGACAGAGTTCGGTCTTGTACCGGGTGGAGATGTGAGGAGAGGAAGCCGGGGGTCTGGAGGCAGACGGggaggtgatggaggagagagaggtgttGCTGATGCTGAAGCCTGGTGGAGGGAGCAGCAGTTTTGAGGACACATTGGCTGTTttgtcctctctgcctcccaGGGTGCTGCCCTCGATCATGCTGACTGAGCGATCGACTCTGAAGGGGATGTGGCTGAGCGAGGAGCGGGGGAGCAGACTCTCCCTGTTCCACTGCTGGTTGGAGGCTACGTCGAGCCCCCAGCCGACTGAATCGGTCCcctcagagctgctgctgttgaacTTGGAGTTGGGGAGGGTCACGGGGCACAGAGAATGGCGACGCTGGAAGCCCAGGACTCTTTGACTGTGCTGCTGCCGTTGCGGTTGTGAGCCGGTGGGCGAGCCATCTGTCGCCTCCAGGCTGCGGAAATTCTGTCACacaaaaggagagaagagaagaataGATGTGAGCTTTCTGCATTCCAGGAGCGCTGGAGCGAAACTGGCACGGCCAAGTCAAGCTGAAAGAagattttaaagctgcagctgaAGCAGAAGGAGAAATTTACTCACAAAGTCCAACTATATTTTATCTTGAAATGAACTACATAAGGCCTCGGActtcataattattttaattttcactgcaaataaataaataaataaataaaaatggggCTTTACTTGTGTTGCAAAGTAGCATATGcatgcacaaagacaaaacaacctTGCTTCAGagtttttcttgtacttttcctATTTCTTAtctagacacctttcacaagtgtttaaccctttgagccctGTGCAAATTGATTTCTCTCTTAAAGcatggggggaaaggcaatgagcaacttggcaagaaatgtagtGCAAATTGCAGGATTTAGTTGATTTAGAATTTATTAAAAAGCTACGGTCAAATTTTcaaagaactatatttataactatcataattacatatttaaaattatttttacagaacagAAAGTATTTGTAAGCACCTTGGCTTGTTTGCttactttttttgtagctttttactaatttctcaagttgctcaatgcctttttccagtgtttttttaagaaatcaagccaatttgataaaatttcaaagggttgatcAATTAtacttttaactgtaaaaatatttctagttactaaaagaaaaagacaaaccaCAGACTACTTTCGCAAAGATATGATTTaagccaaaaatgcaatacatgTGATAGCAAATGACTGTTCTTGGcgttttcatttattgtttagCTTTCTAAAACTTCTAACCCTAGATGTCCACTGAAGTGTACAAtaatttaaagatttcttttgAATGAAATTTAGACACACTTAAATCTAGATTTTCCTAAAACACTGCCATTTTTAGTAATGAGGTCATGTACATAAATGAAATTCAGATAcggacaaagaaaaacacttcatcaAGTTCTAAACTTTTTATTACTTCATTATCTTTTACCACATTGTGAAACATGCATATATGCTGCATATAGCATCGCCATAACTGAGAATCATCAAAA
The DNA window shown above is from Plectropomus leopardus isolate mb chromosome 5, YSFRI_Pleo_2.0, whole genome shotgun sequence and carries:
- the LOC121943601 gene encoding mRNA decay activator protein ZFP36L1 → MPSDFLTPFLELDEEFFKNFRSLEATDGSPTGSQPQRQQHSQRVLGFQRRHSLCPVTLPNSKFNSSSSEGTDSVGWGLDVASNQQWNRESLLPRSSLSHIPFRVDRSVSMIEGSTLGGREDKTANVSSKLLLPPPGFSISNTSLSSITSPSASRPPASSPHISTRYKTELCRTYEESGTCKYGAKCQFAHGMDELRGLSRHPKYKTEPCRTFHTIGFCPYGARCHFIHNADELLTGNAGAPAQKQKMRPPLLRHSLSFAGFSSSPHTFQPVEESQPSSLLFTRASSVSPPPSSTGSPELLSPLFPEPGALKHCPYPFSGITDLPGDSGDSALRFYAMTDSVCARCPPSKNPNLPYQLPQQLPVSLNGLQRCSSADSLSEEGYTSSCSLSSSSSGTESPSFEGRRLPIFSRLSVTDE